CGGCGGAGCTGTCTGCGACGTCCCCGTCTTCACCCTCTGCGCTTTCGGCCTCGTCATTTTCATCACGCGGCGTTCTGGCTTCTGTTTGAGACTTCTTGCGACGGCGGCGACGGCGGCGTCTTTTGGAACTGCTTTCCTCTTCGCGTTCTTTTTCTTCCTCATCCTGCTCGAAAGCTTCGAAAGCGAAATCGTTGTCGATGTCTTCAAAGGTCTTCATGGAAATGGTCGGTGTCGGAGCGACAGGCTCAGCAAGAGGCTCACCGCGATCAATTTCCAGATGCTTGCCTTCGAGATGATCGTCGACTTCCACATGGATGTGAACACCAAAGCGATTTTCCAGCTCGAACAGATTTTCACGTTTCTGGTTGAGGATATAGAGAGCCACATTGCCACGGGTCTTGACGATCACATGGTGGGTGACGCCCTTGAGCAGATGATCTTCAATGCTGCGCAACACCAGCAGAGCAACAGAAGAGGCCGCTCTTACATAGCCCGTTCCCTGACAATGAGGGCATGGGTCCATGGAGCTTTCCAAAACGCCGGTGCGAATGCGCTGGCGGGACATTTCCATCAGGCCGAAATGAGAAATCCGGCCAACCTGAATGCGGGCGCGATCTGATTTCAGGCAATCCTTGAGGCGTTTCTCGACAGCGCGGTTATTGCGCTTTTCTTCCATGTCGATGAAGTCGATGACCACAAGACCGGCAAGGTCGCGCAAGCGCAACTGACGTGAAATTTCCTCTGCTGCCTCAAGGTTGGTTGAGAGAGCCGTGTCTTCAATATTATGCTCGCGCGTCGAACGGCCAGAGTTGACGTCGATCGAGACGAGGGCCTCTGTTTGATCGATCACGATATAGCCACCGGATTTCAGCGTCACTTGTGGGCTGAACATGGCGTCAAGCTGGCTTTCGATCCCCATGCGAGTGAAGATCGGCTGTGGTTCACGATATGGCTGGACGTTGCGGGCGTGACTAGGCATCAGCATCCGCATGAAGGTCTTGGCTTCTTTGTAGCCTTCCTCACCGGACACCAGGACCTGGTCTATATCCTTGTTGTAAAGATCGCGAATGGAGCGCTTGATCAGCGATCCTTCCTCGTAAACAAGCATAGGCGCAGCAGATTTCAGCGTCAGGTCTCTGACATTCTCCCACAGGCGCAAGAGATATTCGAAATCGCGCTTGATCTCCGTCTTGGTGCGGGAAGCACCTGCCGTGCGCAGAATAACGCCCATTCCGTCAGCAACTTCAAGCTCGGACGCGATCTGTTTGAGGCGTTTGCGGTCGGAGACGTTGGTGATCTTGCGAGAGATGCCGCCGCCGCGTGCGGTGTTTGGCATCAGCACGGAATAACGGCCAGCAAGAGAAAGATAGGTTGTCAGAGCTGCGCCCTTGTTGCCACGTTCTTCCTTGACGACCTGCACGAGCAGAATCTGACGGCGTTTGATGACTTCCTGAATTTTATACTGCTTGGTACGGCGACGGCTGCGACGCTCAGGCACTTCCTCAAGAGCGTCTTCCGCACCTACATGTTCGACGCCGGAATCTTCATCATCGTCGTCGTCATCATCCTCGTCTTCGTCATCATCGCTGGAAGCTGAAAGCTCTTCGTCTTCTTCCTCTTCATCGTCCTCGTTTTCTTCGAGGTCTTCAGGATCAGCGCTCAGGTGATCGTCATCGGACACAGCGTGAGCCTGCGCCGGAGGCGTCTTGTCGTCCTCCTCGGTGCTGTCTTCATCAGAGGCTGCCTGTGGCTCTTCATTCTGAGCGCTTTCCTCGCTTAGCTCAGTTTGAGGAGCACCTTCTTCTGTGGCTTCTGACGTTGACACTACGGATGCTTCAGAAGCCTCTACAGGAGCTGCTTCGTTTTCGCTGACCTCAGCTTCAACCGAAACCCCGGATGCTTCCGGTGTCTGGGCGTCGACAGCTGTTTCTACTTCAACTGGTGAAGCCTCGTTAGCGGTTTCTTCCTTTGAAGCTTCGGCTTCCTGCGTGTTTACAGAGCGTGCTTCCGATCTTCTGTTGGAGCGGCGTCTTCTTGATTTCTTCGCAGGTTTTTCTTCTTCGTGAATTTCGTCATCGTCATGGCCGTGCTCTTCTTCAAGAAGAGCCTGACGGTCTGCCATCGGAATTTGATAATAGTCCGGGTGAATCTCGCTGAAAGCGAGGAAGCCGTGGCGGTTGCCGCCATAATCAACAAAAGCTGCCTGCAGGGACGGTTCGACCCTGGTTACCTTTGCTAGATATATATTGCCACGCAATTGTTTGCGATTGGCGGACTCGAAGTCGAATTCCTCAACCCGATTGCCGCGTACGACAACAACCCGAGTTTCCTCCGGATGCGTCGCATCAACGAGCATTTGATTTGGCATGAAGTGTTTTCTCCACGGAAAGGCGCGCCGACGACCGTTATGGTCGACATGGTCGACACTCGGTAGGTTCGCGCTTCTCCGCTTTTGTCTGATGACGACCCGACCACCATCGGTTCACGGCTGTGCAAATGGTTGAGCGCCAGGGCATGCAGTTTGACTGCAAAGCTATCTCCGGCTGTTTTACTCATCTCTCGACACATCCCTTGGCGGGTCCTCTTGTTGATACTCGATACCAGAGGACGTTTTCTTCCTCGGCAGGGTTCTTGGCATGCAATCCGGACTTTAAATACGCGTTCCAGATTGCCGCGAATTTCAAATGGTTTTCGGGCAAATCCCGAATTTCCGGGCCATGTGCCAGAGCTTGGTATGTCCAGCTTCGCTGGCGCGAATCTCCTGTTGACGTTCAATCTTGGGGAAACGTCGGGTTCTTTCGCCAGTCACGCAATTATGACGATTAGTCTTGAGCCATAAGTGCGGAGTCTCGAATCGGATCATTGCTTGGCAACAATAGCCCAATGGTTCTTGTAGGGTTCATTGCAAAAATATGCAAGTGCAAGGCAATTGAACAATTGAATTGATCCGCTATTTTTGCTGGTTATCTAATATTATTCATACAGATATACCATGTGAGGGTGTGTATAGCACTGTTCTGTCAAGATGTGGTTAACCCTGAGGTATCTATTTCAAGCCAATATGGCAGGTGGAAAATTGATGCTTCTGCTGCTTTCTCGCCACATTTGCTTTTTTGATATGACTGTTGATGAGACCACTCTCCCGTGGAAGAGGCTTATGACACTAGCTATGAAATTGTTCGCTCGCTTTTTGCTATTGGCGCTTTTGCTTTTGGGGGCTTCTGTGAGCGTGACTTACAGTGCTGAGACGGCTGTTGTTGTCCATGGAGCGCGGACGGAGGGGAACAGTAAAAAGGCACAGTTTGTGCTGGATGTATCTGAGCCAGTTGGTTTCAGTGTCTTTGCGCTGGCTGAACCCTATCGTCTGGTGATTGACTTGCCTGAAATGTCATTCCAGATGGAGCAGGGGCTGGGTCATGTGGAACGGGCAATGGTTCAGAATTTTCGCTTCGGCGGCTTTGGGCATTCGGGCGCGCGCGTGGTGCTGGATCTGGCTGGCCCTGCAAAAGTGGCAAAGGCTTTCACTTTGCCACCCGTCGATGGCAATCCCGCACGGATGGTTATCAATCTGGAAGCTGTAAGCAAGAAAGAATTTGCCGAGCAGGCCCTCAGAGATGTTATTCGCATCGATGCGGACGGCAAGCCGCAGTCTAAAGCTGCTTTGGTCGAACCCAAAGAACAGACAAATGATTTAGAGGCAACAGATGCCCGGCCTCTGATTGTTCTTGATCCCGGCCATGGCGGGATCGACACGGGCGCAGTCGCTCCGGGAGTGCAAGAGAGTAAAGTTGTGCTTTCTTTTGCAAAATCCTTGCGTAAATCACTAGAAAAACAAGGGAAATATCGCGTTTTGCTAACGCGGGACAACGACCGGTTCATTTCCCTTTCGAAGCGAGTTGCTTTTGCGCAAAAGCACAAGGCTGACCTTTTCTTGTCCATTCACGCAGATATCGTCAAGGAGCATTACGTTCGAGGCGCAACTGTCTATACGCTTTCTGATAAAGCGTCCGATGCTGTGGCGCACAAGTTGGCGCAGCAGGAAAACCGGTCCGATTTGCTGGCGGGTCTGGAAATCGAGGACACGGATGATGTTGTCGCAGACATCCTGATCGATTTGACAAGACGGGAAACGGCCAACCACTCATCTCTTTATTCCCGCACGCTGGTTGGTGCGCTGAAAGCATCCATTCGCCTGTCCAAGACACCAGAGCGTTCGGCTGGCTTTCGGGTGCTGAAGGCTCCTGATATTCCAAGCGTTCTGCTTGAATTGGGCTATCTTTCGAATAAGGAAGATAGGGCAGATTTGTTGTCCAAGGAATGGCGCGAAAAGGCCATTCTTTCTATTACCAAGTCGATCAATGGCTATTTTTCAAGGCGAACGGTCAATTCTGGTGCATTCCTGATGCGCAAGCCGGGATAGAATCATCTGAGATTAATTGTTGCTTTTTTCGCAAAAATCCCAAGTTTCGCCGTTGTGAAGGCGAGCCATGCCTCTAATGGTTTGCTGTGATAACGATTAGGTGCGGATAAATTTCTTAACAAAGCCCTTTTGCTGCCCCAATGTCATGTGACGGTTGCAAAATGTTTGGTAGCAGAATAAGTCTTCTCGTAGTTTGGTGGGGCGGTTGCCTCTAAGGCTTTGGTGGTGTCGCTGTTGGCTCATAAATGAACCTGCAACTATAGTCTCGCCGGGACTTGTCGAATTTGATCGCTTTAAGCCAGTGTTGTTGATGTGACTATTATGCACTTCGCACGCCAATCATCAGCAATGCTTGAATCGGCATTGTGGGACGAGAACTATTCTTGAGCTGAACAGCTTGAAAACAAGACGCATTTGTAGAACGGGATAAATAGGAACAGATATGATAATTTGGCGCTTCTTCGGCTCTCTTTTTGCCGCAGGTTCGGTTCTGTTCATCGTAATTGCGACAGCTGTTTATGTCTTCCTGAACTCCATGATGGCCGGATTGCCGGACTTCACGGCTCTGAGGAATTATGAGCCGCCAGTGACGACGCGTATTCATGCCGCTGACGGGCAGCTCATGGCAGAATATGCCAGAGAGCGCCGCTTGTTCCTGCCTATTCAGGCTATTCCCGATCGCGTGAAAGAGGCTTTTATCTCTGCTGAGGACAAGAATTTTTACACCCATGCCGGTCTTGATTTTACAGGCATTGCGCGCGCTGTCGTTACCAACGTCAAGAATATGGGGCGGAATCGCCGTCTTGTTGGCGCTTCGACTATTACGCAGCAGGTGGCAAAGAACTTTCTTTTGACCTCGGAACAGTCTTATGAGCGCAAGATCAAGGAAGCTCTGCTTTCCATGCGTATCGAGCAGACCTTTACAAAGCCCGAGATTCTGGAACTTTATCTCAACGAAATGTATTTCGGGATCGGTGTCTATGGTATCGGCTCGGCTGCGCTCAACTATTTCGACAAATCTGTTCATGAGCTGACATTGGCAGAAACGGCCTATTTGGCTGCACTTATGAAAGCGCCGAATAACTATCATCCGCTCCGCCACAAGAAGGCTGCAATCGAACGTCGTGACTGGGTTATCGACCAGATGGTCAGTAACGGTTATGTTACCGTTGAGGAGGCCAATAAAGCGAAAGCAACGGATTTGCAGGTCAAGTTCCGTCCAAGAGGGGCGCATATTTTTGCTGCCGACTATTTCGCTGAAGAGGTTCGTCGCTGGATTGATAAATCATTCGGTGAAGAAAAGCTCTACAATGGTGGCCTTTCGGTTCGTACCTCTCTTGATGTGTCATTGCAGAGAGAAGCGCGCATAGCGCTCAATCACGGTCTGGAACAGTTTGACAAGACCAAGGGGTGGCGCGGTCCACTGACCACGATTGATATCACTGGTGATTGGGGCAAAAAGCTTCTTGATCAGAAACCGCTTTCTGACGTGCCAGAATGGAAAATGGCTGTTGTTCTGGCGACAGAAGGTGGTGAAGCGACAATCGGACTGCGACCCGAAGAGGGCGACGCTGCAGGTTCTGACAAGCGACAGATTACTACCCTTTCCGTCAAGGACATGACATGGGCCAAGTGGGCCAAAGGAGAGCGCAAGGGTAAGGCTGTCAAAAAGGTTTCCGATGTTCTCTCGCCAGGTGACGTGATTTATGTCTCTGCCAAGGAAGATGGCAATTTTACACTGGAACAGATCCCTGAAGTTTCCGGTGCCCTGATTGCAATGGATCCGATGACCGGGCGTATCTTGGCTATCGCTGGTGGCTTCTCGTTTGAACAGAGCCAGTTTGACAGAGCCACCCAAGCTTATCGTCAGCCGGGTTCTTCGTTCAAGCCATTCGTTTATGCGACAGCACTTGATAATGGCTATACCCCATCGAGCGTAGTGATGGATGCTCCGATTGAAATTGATCAGGGCAATGGGCAAGGTGTTTGGCGACCTCAGAACTATGGCGGCAAATTTTATGGGCCTTCGACCTTGCGACTTGGTATCGAGCTGTCTCGAAACGTCATGACTGTGCGTCTGGCCAAGGACATGGGCATGCCGCTCGTTGCCGAATATGCAAGGCGGTTCGGCATCTATGATAATTTGATGCCGGTGCTTTCTATGGCTCTGGGTGCCGGGGAGACGACGGTTCTGCGCATGGTGACTGCCTATTCGATGATTGCCAATGGGGGGAGGCGGATTACTCCAACCTTTGTGGACCGGGTGCAGGACCGCTACGGCAAGACAATTTACAAACACGATCAGCGCATCTGTGAGAATTGTAATGTCCAGCGCTGGGAGCATCAGAGCGAACCCGAGGTTATTGATACGCGCGAGCAAGTGCTTGATCCGATGACTGCCTACCAGATTACGTCCATGATGGAGGGCGTGGTTCAGCGTGGTACGGGTACGATCGTTCGAAAGGTTGTCGGTAAGCCGATTGCCGGTAAAACGGGGACGACCAACGATGAACGAGACGCTTGGTTTGTGGGCTTCTCACCGGATCTCGTTGTTGGTGTCTATGTTGGTTATGATCGCCCGCGCCCTATGGGGCACGCTGCTTCGGGTGGCCATTTGGCTGCGCCGATCTTTGCCGAATTCATGAAGGTGGCTCTCAAAGACAAACCCAAGAAACCATTCAAGGTTCCTGAGGGTATTGAGCTCATCCCGATTGATCGCCGAACCGGTTTGCGGGCGTCAGCACAGGGTGATGGAGTCATTCTTGAGGCCTTCAAACCAGGCACTTTGCCTCCGGATAGTTACTCGGTCATTGGTTTCTCTGATGACATGGGGCGCCCGGTAACGGCTGAAGAAGCTGAACAGGCCTTGACGCAAGGTACGGGTGGTTTGTATTAAAATCGAAAGCTGATCCAATAGAGCGGGTGCGGCGTGGCCAGTGCCCGCTTTATTATTATTGTGTCGGAAGATTTTTTGAATTCGAAGGCAGTGACCTGCCTTCTCTGTGACGAACGAAGAGATAAGCATGCGCGCAGAAATCCAGAATATAGTCGACGAAATCAAGCAGGGTCTTGCTCTGCTGAGGAGGCATCTTTGACTGGGATGTCGCACAAAAACGCCTTTTAGAGCTCAATAATCTCGCTGAAGATCCTGACCTTTGGAACGATCCGCAGAATGCACAAAAGCTGATGCAGGAACGCCAGAAGCTGGAGTCCGCAATCAACGGCTATCTCAAGGCCAATCAGGAGCTTGAGGATTCTATCGAACTCATCGAAATGGGTGAAATGGAAAAAGACGAAGATATTGTTTCTGAAGCGGAACAAACTCTTCACGCCCTTCTGGAAAACATCAATCACCAGCAGACCGAGACAATGCTCTCTGGCGAAGCTGATGGTATGGATTGCTACATAGAAGTGCATTCCGGTGCGGGCGGTACAGAAAGTCAGGACTGGGCCTCCATGCTGCTCAGGATGTATACCCGTTGGGCCGAGAAGGCTGGCTTCAAGGTCGATGTGCTCGAAGTAACGGCTGGCGAAGAGGCGGGCATCAAGGCTGCGACCATCATGGTCAAGGGCGAGAATGCCTATGGCTGGGCGAAAACGGAGTCCGGTGTTCACCGTCTGGTGCGCATTTCGCCGTTTGACAGTCAGGCGCGGCGGCATACGTCCTTCTCGTCGGTGTGGGTCTATCCTGTTATCGATGATACCATTCACATCGAGATCAACGAAAGCGACTGCCGGATTGATACCTATCGCGCATCAGGTGCGGGTGGTCAGCACGTTAACACGACGGATTCTGCTGTTCGTATTACGCACCATCCAACAGGTATCGTTGTTCAATGCCAGAACGAACGCAGTCAGCATAAGAACCGGGCACAAGCCTGGGATATGCTGAGGGCTCGTCTGTATGAGCGCGAATTGCAGATCCGCGAAGACAAGGCCAGTGCTGAGCAGGCTTCAAAAACCGATATTGGTTGGGGCCACCAGATCCGTTCCTATGTCTTGCAACCATATCAGTTGGTCAAGGATTTGCGCACCGGTGTTGAAAGCACCAGCCCTCAAGATGTGCTGGACGGTGCTTTGACCCCATATATGGAAGCCGCTCTTGCTCAGCGGGCCTATGGTACAGAGGGAGATGCTCCCGTAGACGATCTGGTCTAATTTTCGTTATGTTTTTAAAAGCCCGGCATTGATCGGGCTTTTTATTTGTTTCAATTTCGAGTCGAGCCTGCCATGAGCGAAAATAATGAAACTGTTGAAATCAGGAATGCTCGTTTGGAAGACATTCCTGCCATTCACGCCATTTACTCCTATCATGTCATGAACGGCCTTGCTTCTTTTGAAGAGACCGCGCCCTGTGTTGCTGAAATGGGGCGGCGTTTTGCAGCTATTGCCAAAAGCAAACGCCCTTACCTGGTAGCGACTATTGCTGGTCAGGTTGTTGGCTATGGGTATATGAGCGACTATCGTACACGCGTTGCTTATCGCTATAGCTTGGAGAATTCCATTTATATGCATAAGGATCATGCCGGGAAGGGCATTGGTCTTGCCTTGCTAAACCGTCTCCTGTACGAGGCTGAACTGCTCGGCTATCGACAAGTCATTTCTGTAATCGGCAATAGCGAAAATATCGCTTCGATCAAATTGCATGAAAAAGCAGGTTTTGAGAATGTCGGGACGCTGAAATCGGTGGGTTTCAAATTCGGTCGCTGGGTGGATAGCGTTATGATGCAAAAGTCACTTGGGGACTCGGACAAAAGCTTGCCAGACACTGACCCCACGCACTTTGTTCGTCCAGAATAGCTACCGACTATTTCACCGCGGCTGTCTTTTGTTTCGCAAGCCACAGATCAAGTTTTGGTTTCTTCGATTTGGGTTATCAAAAGCTCTGAAGCTGAAGCTTTTGGCGCAACGAGACTTTTTTGTCTCATTTGCAGCGGTGCTCAGGCTTAGGCCTTTTCTTGAGCTTTTTACAAACCGCGCAAACCTATGCTGACCACATCAAACCGGCTAACAAGGACGTTAGGGTTAGCGGCTTAGCAAATGCATTTGGCTGTTCTGATGGAGATGCTTTGCAATTGGATGCCTAGGGTAAGTGAAAATAACCCTAGATTAACTTTTGCAATTCTTTTCCTGCGATAAGAAAGGAATAGGGGTTAACTGCCTTGCTGCCTACGCGAGTTTCAAAGTGAAGATGCGGTCCGGTGGAGCGTCCTGTCGAGCCAACCCTCCCGATGATCGTGCCGGTTCTTACACGATCTCCAACCTTGGCAAGGGTCTTGCTCATGTGGGCATAGCGACTAACGACGCCGTTGCCATGGTCGATTTCAACCATCAAGCCATATCCGGAGCGTGGGCCGGCATAGGTTACGGTTCCGTAACCGGCAGAACGAATGGGCGCGCCATATTGGTCTGCTATGTCAATGCCCGAATGCATGGACATGCGATCGAGGAAGGGGTCTTTGCGAATGCCGAACTTGCTGGACAGATGTCCTGTTGGCAAAGGATGGGTGATCGGCAACTTCTTGACCTGATTCTTTAGCTGCACGAAACGGTCAAGTTCAATTTCGACCTTTTCGGCATCTTCAGCCAATTGATCATGATCATAGTCTTCAGCGGAAATCGGGATGTAAGGACCACCGACTGCGGCATTTTCCGAAGGTGCATCAACCTTGATGCCCAATGATGCAATGCGCTCTGAAACCCGGTTGGATTTATATCTGAGATCTTGCAGCAAGTTATGCAGGATCATTTTGCTATCAAGCATTTCCTGCTCTAGCCGGCCAGCTGCATCAGCCAGTTTAACGATGGTCTTGTTCTCGCCATGTGGTAATTCAGGCGCATCAATGACCGACCGTTCATCATTTTGAGCAAGCTGAATGGTTTCATCTGTCAATAGAGGCGTGGTCAATTCATCCGCTTGCGAAGCTACGTCGGTTTCGCCATCTTCTTCAGTCAATGAATTTGTGCTTCTGAAGCCAAGCTTGGTGAGTTCAGCAAATCGATTGGAAATGGCTTCTGGCGTCGTGTTTGCCATTGCAATTTGATTGCTGGCGGCGGGTTTTTCACTTTCTGCAGACGCCTGCTTGCCGTTCTTGCGCCAAGGGGCTGTTCTTGGGAGAGGGACCTTCAGTTCGGTGCGAATGGGCAAGCCAGCATTGCGTGCTTTGGAGATGATCGGTTCTAGTACAGAAGAATAGGCTTCAAAATCGGCTTGCTTCTGCATGAGGTTTTGGACATGGCTTTGCAGCGCTTGCTGATCGAGCATCTGGCGGCTGGCTATTCTGTCAATTTGGCTGCGCAGCTGAACAATGCGGTCTTCATATTCGCTCTTTATTTGAGCTTGTTCCGAGCGGGAGAAGGTGATGATGTCGTCGCGAAAAACCAGATAGG
This window of the uncultured Cohaesibacter sp. genome carries:
- a CDS encoding M23 family metallopeptidase — its product is MLSGAKSKEFGRRREPHRIIIAHGDTVQDFVVRPWIVSCLFITGLLFSALYLSATAYLVFRDDIITFSRSEQAQIKSEYEDRIVQLRSQIDRIASRQMLDQQALQSHVQNLMQKQADFEAYSSVLEPIISKARNAGLPIRTELKVPLPRTAPWRKNGKQASAESEKPAASNQIAMANTTPEAISNRFAELTKLGFRSTNSLTEEDGETDVASQADELTTPLLTDETIQLAQNDERSVIDAPELPHGENKTIVKLADAAGRLEQEMLDSKMILHNLLQDLRYKSNRVSERIASLGIKVDAPSENAAVGGPYIPISAEDYDHDQLAEDAEKVEIELDRFVQLKNQVKKLPITHPLPTGHLSSKFGIRKDPFLDRMSMHSGIDIADQYGAPIRSAGYGTVTYAGPRSGYGLMVEIDHGNGVVSRYAHMSKTLAKVGDRVRTGTIIGRVGSTGRSTGPHLHFETRVGSKAVNPYSFLIAGKELQKLI
- a CDS encoding N-acetylmuramoyl-L-alanine amidase — its product is MTLAMKLFARFLLLALLLLGASVSVTYSAETAVVVHGARTEGNSKKAQFVLDVSEPVGFSVFALAEPYRLVIDLPEMSFQMEQGLGHVERAMVQNFRFGGFGHSGARVVLDLAGPAKVAKAFTLPPVDGNPARMVINLEAVSKKEFAEQALRDVIRIDADGKPQSKAALVEPKEQTNDLEATDARPLIVLDPGHGGIDTGAVAPGVQESKVVLSFAKSLRKSLEKQGKYRVLLTRDNDRFISLSKRVAFAQKHKADLFLSIHADIVKEHYVRGATVYTLSDKASDAVAHKLAQQENRSDLLAGLEIEDTDDVVADILIDLTRRETANHSSLYSRTLVGALKASIRLSKTPERSAGFRVLKAPDIPSVLLELGYLSNKEDRADLLSKEWREKAILSITKSINGYFSRRTVNSGAFLMRKPG
- the prfB gene encoding peptide chain release factor 2 (programmed frameshift): MRAEIQNIVDEIKQGLALLRRHLDWDVAQKRLLELNNLAEDPDLWNDPQNAQKLMQERQKLESAINGYLKANQELEDSIELIEMGEMEKDEDIVSEAEQTLHALLENINHQQTETMLSGEADGMDCYIEVHSGAGGTESQDWASMLLRMYTRWAEKAGFKVDVLEVTAGEEAGIKAATIMVKGENAYGWAKTESGVHRLVRISPFDSQARRHTSFSSVWVYPVIDDTIHIEINESDCRIDTYRASGAGGQHVNTTDSAVRITHHPTGIVVQCQNERSQHKNRAQAWDMLRARLYERELQIREDKASAEQASKTDIGWGHQIRSYVLQPYQLVKDLRTGVESTSPQDVLDGALTPYMEAALAQRAYGTEGDAPVDDLV
- a CDS encoding Rne/Rng family ribonuclease, with the translated sequence MPNQMLVDATHPEETRVVVVRGNRVEEFDFESANRKQLRGNIYLAKVTRVEPSLQAAFVDYGGNRHGFLAFSEIHPDYYQIPMADRQALLEEEHGHDDDEIHEEEKPAKKSRRRRSNRRSEARSVNTQEAEASKEETANEASPVEVETAVDAQTPEASGVSVEAEVSENEAAPVEASEASVVSTSEATEEGAPQTELSEESAQNEEPQAASDEDSTEEDDKTPPAQAHAVSDDDHLSADPEDLEENEDDEEEEDEELSASSDDDEDEDDDDDDDEDSGVEHVGAEDALEEVPERRSRRRTKQYKIQEVIKRRQILLVQVVKEERGNKGAALTTYLSLAGRYSVLMPNTARGGGISRKITNVSDRKRLKQIASELEVADGMGVILRTAGASRTKTEIKRDFEYLLRLWENVRDLTLKSAAPMLVYEEGSLIKRSIRDLYNKDIDQVLVSGEEGYKEAKTFMRMLMPSHARNVQPYREPQPIFTRMGIESQLDAMFSPQVTLKSGGYIVIDQTEALVSIDVNSGRSTREHNIEDTALSTNLEAAEEISRQLRLRDLAGLVVIDFIDMEEKRNNRAVEKRLKDCLKSDRARIQVGRISHFGLMEMSRQRIRTGVLESSMDPCPHCQGTGYVRAASSVALLVLRSIEDHLLKGVTHHVIVKTRGNVALYILNQKRENLFELENRFGVHIHVEVDDHLEGKHLEIDRGEPLAEPVAPTPTISMKTFEDIDNDFAFEAFEQDEEEKEREEESSSKRRRRRRRRKKSQTEARTPRDENDEAESAEGEDGDVADSSAEQSAESRDDENGSEDKPKKSRRRGRRGGRRNRRNRGSDADAQEMTAEAMEVAGENPEDYRLTGEFSPAASDANDDEAQPDVLFYEGAPLASEGIEVAAIELAENETASPVNTDDVQSEPEDVKPASEEMTEASAAVDDSALDAEPASDPIAPSTSEGEGNADEASQEVAVSENVAAEEAPAPEAVSEEVTAEETLSDEPQEQAAMSAPVAEPEEVSEPVAQPETEAVVKEEKPEDNRPKRTGWWNRSGFL
- a CDS encoding N-acetyltransferase family protein, producing the protein MSENNETVEIRNARLEDIPAIHAIYSYHVMNGLASFEETAPCVAEMGRRFAAIAKSKRPYLVATIAGQVVGYGYMSDYRTRVAYRYSLENSIYMHKDHAGKGIGLALLNRLLYEAELLGYRQVISVIGNSENIASIKLHEKAGFENVGTLKSVGFKFGRWVDSVMMQKSLGDSDKSLPDTDPTHFVRPE
- a CDS encoding penicillin-binding protein 1A, whose translation is MIIWRFFGSLFAAGSVLFIVIATAVYVFLNSMMAGLPDFTALRNYEPPVTTRIHAADGQLMAEYARERRLFLPIQAIPDRVKEAFISAEDKNFYTHAGLDFTGIARAVVTNVKNMGRNRRLVGASTITQQVAKNFLLTSEQSYERKIKEALLSMRIEQTFTKPEILELYLNEMYFGIGVYGIGSAALNYFDKSVHELTLAETAYLAALMKAPNNYHPLRHKKAAIERRDWVIDQMVSNGYVTVEEANKAKATDLQVKFRPRGAHIFAADYFAEEVRRWIDKSFGEEKLYNGGLSVRTSLDVSLQREARIALNHGLEQFDKTKGWRGPLTTIDITGDWGKKLLDQKPLSDVPEWKMAVVLATEGGEATIGLRPEEGDAAGSDKRQITTLSVKDMTWAKWAKGERKGKAVKKVSDVLSPGDVIYVSAKEDGNFTLEQIPEVSGALIAMDPMTGRILAIAGGFSFEQSQFDRATQAYRQPGSSFKPFVYATALDNGYTPSSVVMDAPIEIDQGNGQGVWRPQNYGGKFYGPSTLRLGIELSRNVMTVRLAKDMGMPLVAEYARRFGIYDNLMPVLSMALGAGETTVLRMVTAYSMIANGGRRITPTFVDRVQDRYGKTIYKHDQRICENCNVQRWEHQSEPEVIDTREQVLDPMTAYQITSMMEGVVQRGTGTIVRKVVGKPIAGKTGTTNDERDAWFVGFSPDLVVGVYVGYDRPRPMGHAASGGHLAAPIFAEFMKVALKDKPKKPFKVPEGIELIPIDRRTGLRASAQGDGVILEAFKPGTLPPDSYSVIGFSDDMGRPVTAEEAEQALTQGTGGLY